A genomic segment from Nicotiana sylvestris chromosome 1, ASM39365v2, whole genome shotgun sequence encodes:
- the LOC104244152 gene encoding putative FBD-associated F-box protein At3g50710 isoform X1, producing the protein METSTRKPKICGSTSKGIDRISSLPDDILHNILSSLFIFDVVQLSLLPKRWKYIWTTMPYLHFDLDRFYSQRINRPCNSEMFAILRWIHVSTRRNVQELVLSFNLGEPFELPYCLATCESLQILKLRLSGNILKLPNHLGFHQLKLLHLEDVELSDEHLTSCLFSKCHLLERLILEECGLGAMALLDIASTSLIYFTLVNDNHYVESYCNWEVKICCPNLKFFKYQAPMPKDIIFENLFSIEDVRIFFIDMSGSREENGIYKLIKEVPSTSVLKLCKPTIWDLYEAVRTVRLAPISFYKLKILKLYVDVDEDFMQAMILLLKYSPNLEVLKLWSDENGDWIENLQMHDPDEIIVCLESHLKSIELIGFKDDENEIELIRFFLKNARVLEKLTIVWASYADRSEETSTEVLKFS; encoded by the exons ATGGAAACCTCAACCAGAAAACCTAAGATTTGTGGCAGTACAAGTAAAGGGATTGATAGAATAAGTTCATTGCCAGATGATATCCTGCACAACATCCTttcatctctctttatttttgATGTGGTTCAGTTGAGTTTATTGCCAAAAAGATGGAAGTATATATGGACTACTATGCCTTACTTGCACTTTGATCTTGATCGATTTTATTCACAACGGATCAATCGGCCTTGTAACTCGGAAATG TTTGCTATTTTGCGGTGGATTCATGTGTCAACAAGGCGAAATGTTCAAGAGCTTGTATTAAGTTTTAATCTTGGTGAGCCATTTGAGTTACCATATTGTCTTGCAACTTGTGAATCTTTGCAAATTTTAAAACTACGCTTGTCCGGGAACATACTTAAACTGCCTAATCATTTGGGATTTCATCAGCTGAAACTGCTTCATCTTGAGGATGTCGAGTTGTCAGACGAGCATTTGACAAGTTGCTTGTTCTCAAAATGTCATCTCCTTGAAAGGTTGATCTTAGAGGAATGTGGTTTAGGAGCTATGGCTCTACTTGATATTGCTTCAACATCTCTTATTTATTTTACTTTAGTAAATGACAATCATTATGTGGAGAGTTACTGCAATTGGGAAGTCAAAATTTGTTGCCCCAATCTCAAGTTCTTCAAATATCAAGCTCCAATGCCAAAGGATATAATCTTCGAGAATCTCTTTTCAATAGAAGACGTTCGCATCTTCTTTATTGATATGAGTGGATCTCGTGAAGAAAATGGCATATATAAGCTGATCAAGGAGGTTCCTTCTACATCAGTTTTGAAGCTATGCAAGCCGACTATTTGG GATCTTTATGAAGCGGTTCGCACAGTAAGACTCGCTCCAATCTCTTTTTATAAGCTGAAGATCTTAAAGCTGTATGTGGATGTTGATGAAGATTTCATGCAAGCTATGATATTATTACTCAAGTATTCTCCTAATCTAGAGGTTCTTAAATTGTGGTCTGATGAG AATGGAGACTGGATTGAGAATTTGCAGATGCATGATCCTGATGAAATCATTGTGTGCTTGGAATCTCATCTAAAGTCAATTGAGTTGATTGGTTTCAAAGATGACGAAAACGAGATAGAACTAATAAGGTTTTTTCTGAAGAATGCACGGGTATTGGAAAAACTGACGATTGTTTGGGCCAGCTATGCTGATAGATCAGAAGAGACATCTACGGAGGTCTTGAAGTTTTCCTAG
- the LOC104244152 gene encoding putative FBD-associated F-box protein At3g50710 isoform X2, which translates to MPYLHFDLDRFYSQRINRPCNSEMFAILRWIHVSTRRNVQELVLSFNLGEPFELPYCLATCESLQILKLRLSGNILKLPNHLGFHQLKLLHLEDVELSDEHLTSCLFSKCHLLERLILEECGLGAMALLDIASTSLIYFTLVNDNHYVESYCNWEVKICCPNLKFFKYQAPMPKDIIFENLFSIEDVRIFFIDMSGSREENGIYKLIKEVPSTSVLKLCKPTIWDLYEAVRTVRLAPISFYKLKILKLYVDVDEDFMQAMILLLKYSPNLEVLKLWSDENGDWIENLQMHDPDEIIVCLESHLKSIELIGFKDDENEIELIRFFLKNARVLEKLTIVWASYADRSEETSTEVLKFS; encoded by the exons ATGCCTTACTTGCACTTTGATCTTGATCGATTTTATTCACAACGGATCAATCGGCCTTGTAACTCGGAAATG TTTGCTATTTTGCGGTGGATTCATGTGTCAACAAGGCGAAATGTTCAAGAGCTTGTATTAAGTTTTAATCTTGGTGAGCCATTTGAGTTACCATATTGTCTTGCAACTTGTGAATCTTTGCAAATTTTAAAACTACGCTTGTCCGGGAACATACTTAAACTGCCTAATCATTTGGGATTTCATCAGCTGAAACTGCTTCATCTTGAGGATGTCGAGTTGTCAGACGAGCATTTGACAAGTTGCTTGTTCTCAAAATGTCATCTCCTTGAAAGGTTGATCTTAGAGGAATGTGGTTTAGGAGCTATGGCTCTACTTGATATTGCTTCAACATCTCTTATTTATTTTACTTTAGTAAATGACAATCATTATGTGGAGAGTTACTGCAATTGGGAAGTCAAAATTTGTTGCCCCAATCTCAAGTTCTTCAAATATCAAGCTCCAATGCCAAAGGATATAATCTTCGAGAATCTCTTTTCAATAGAAGACGTTCGCATCTTCTTTATTGATATGAGTGGATCTCGTGAAGAAAATGGCATATATAAGCTGATCAAGGAGGTTCCTTCTACATCAGTTTTGAAGCTATGCAAGCCGACTATTTGG GATCTTTATGAAGCGGTTCGCACAGTAAGACTCGCTCCAATCTCTTTTTATAAGCTGAAGATCTTAAAGCTGTATGTGGATGTTGATGAAGATTTCATGCAAGCTATGATATTATTACTCAAGTATTCTCCTAATCTAGAGGTTCTTAAATTGTGGTCTGATGAG AATGGAGACTGGATTGAGAATTTGCAGATGCATGATCCTGATGAAATCATTGTGTGCTTGGAATCTCATCTAAAGTCAATTGAGTTGATTGGTTTCAAAGATGACGAAAACGAGATAGAACTAATAAGGTTTTTTCTGAAGAATGCACGGGTATTGGAAAAACTGACGATTGTTTGGGCCAGCTATGCTGATAGATCAGAAGAGACATCTACGGAGGTCTTGAAGTTTTCCTAG